From the genome of Pelobacter propionicus DSM 2379, one region includes:
- a CDS encoding flagellar basal body-associated FliL family protein, translated as MAKDEQESAEVEGGSNKKKMFIIIGAAVAAVVILGVVAFMLMGKGGSDEKGKEGEAKTEAKAEGGHGGETTAGKEGAAAANIYPLEPFIVNIYDGQELRYLKVKVEMEMAGSTKGDLDARLAPMRDTILVLLSSKTLQDLQDLQGKNQLKDEILVSVNKIITPARITKVYFTDFVVQ; from the coding sequence ATGGCCAAGGACGAGCAGGAATCCGCGGAAGTTGAAGGTGGCAGCAACAAGAAAAAGATGTTCATCATTATCGGCGCTGCCGTGGCCGCGGTCGTTATCCTTGGTGTCGTGGCGTTCATGCTGATGGGTAAGGGTGGCAGCGACGAGAAAGGCAAGGAAGGCGAGGCCAAGACCGAGGCCAAGGCCGAGGGAGGACATGGGGGGGAGACAACCGCGGGAAAAGAAGGGGCCGCGGCGGCCAACATTTATCCCCTGGAGCCGTTCATCGTCAATATCTACGATGGACAGGAACTGCGATATCTGAAGGTAAAGGTTGAAATGGAAATGGCCGGTTCGACCAAGGGCGATTTGGACGCTCGACTGGCCCCGATGCGAGACACCATACTGGTTCTGCTGAGCTCGAAGACTTTGCAAGATCTCCAGGATCTTCAGGGCAAGAACCAGCTCAAGGATGAAATTCTGGTGTCGGTGAACAAGATTATTACGCCTGCCAGGATAACCAAGGTCTATTTTACCGACTTTGTCGTCCAGTAG